The proteins below come from a single Fusobacterium nucleatum genomic window:
- a CDS encoding acyl-CoA thioesterase yields the protein MFIFYYTVKQEDLNYGNHVGNERALLFFQWTRESFLRQNNLSETNIGDGSGFIQVEATVQYKKQLFLDQKIEVRITKIEIKGLKIIFEYEIYTGKELAITGTATVLAYNYEEQKIKKIPAKFKEIVKKYLV from the coding sequence ATGTTTATATTTTATTATACGGTAAAACAAGAAGATTTAAACTATGGAAATCATGTTGGGAATGAAAGAGCCTTATTATTTTTTCAATGGACAAGAGAATCTTTCTTAAGGCAAAATAATTTAAGTGAAACTAATATTGGAGATGGAAGCGGATTTATCCAAGTTGAAGCTACTGTTCAGTATAAAAAACAATTATTTTTAGATCAAAAAATAGAGGTTAGGATAACAAAAATAGAAATAAAAGGTTTAAAAATAATTTTTGAATATGAGATATACACTGGAAAAGAGCTAGCTATAACAGGAACAGCAACAGTTCTAGCATATAACTATGAAGAACAAAAGATTAAGAAAATTCCTGCTAAATTTAAAGAAATAGTTAAGAAATATTTAGTATAG
- the trhA gene encoding PAQR family membrane homeostasis protein TrhA yields the protein MRLNRRLTFSEELGNTITHGVMATATLVLLPIGSLWGYFHGGYAAAISISIFIMSLLLMFLSSTLYHAMNHNSKHKAVFRILDHIFIYVAIAGSYTPVALVIVGGWKGILIVVIQWVIVLVGILYKSLATRAMPKLSLTLYLVMGWTAIFFFPTLVRRANTVFLVLVILGGVMYSIGAYFFAHDYKKYYHMIWHLFINIAATLHLIGIGFFLYRK from the coding sequence ATGAGATTAAATAGAAGATTAACATTTTCAGAAGAACTTGGAAATACTATAACTCATGGAGTTATGGCAACAGCTACTCTAGTATTATTACCTATTGGAAGTCTATGGGGATATTTCCATGGTGGTTATGCAGCAGCCATAAGCATAAGCATTTTTATTATGTCTTTGCTTTTAATGTTTTTAAGTTCAACACTTTATCATGCTATGAATCACAATAGTAAACATAAAGCAGTTTTTAGAATTTTAGATCATATCTTTATCTATGTTGCTATTGCAGGAAGTTACACACCAGTTGCCTTAGTTATAGTTGGAGGCTGGAAAGGAATTTTAATTGTTGTTATACAATGGGTAATTGTCTTAGTTGGAATATTATATAAATCTTTAGCAACAAGAGCTATGCCAAAATTAAGTTTAACTCTATATTTAGTTATGGGTTGGACAGCAATATTTTTCTTCCCTACACTTGTTAGAAGAGCTAATACTGTTTTTCTTGTGTTGGTTATATTAGGTGGTGTTATGTATTCAATAGGTGCTTATTTTTTTGCTCATGACTATAAGAAATATTATCATATGATATGGCATTTATTTATTAATATTGCTGCTACTTTACATTTGATTGGAATAGGATTTTTCTTATATAGAAAGTAA